The window TAGTCCAACCGTATGCAGGGAAGAATGGCTTATCATTTGCTACTTTGCCTCGACATCGGCAATGAATTGCCGATGTCTCGAAATGGGGACCGCTTTGGAGCTGCCGCCAGCCTGCTGGTGCTCGTGTGCACTTTCCTTCTCCTATCACCGAATGAAGCCTCATTCTGCTTGCACTCGTCGTGCCGATTGTGGTGGTTTTCCTTCAGGCGACAGATCAGGACCCGCTTCTCCGTCTCGTTCGGCAGCAAATGCCTTGCCTTGTCTCGCTCTTTCCTTGACCTCTGGATCTCTTCCTGAAGCGCAGATGCTTGTTCTCGTAGCTCGTTCGCCTCGGCCTCGGAAGAGAGCGCTTTCTGTCTCCATTCTTGCACCTGATAATGCAACAAAACACAACTCTTCAGATTTGATCACAGCTCGTGCAAATTGGTTCCGTCCTAGAAGTGTGCCGATTGAAACGGAAGTTACACGTGCAACCGTTGCATTGTGAACGTGAGCAGGACTTGCAGAAACTGAAACTTATCCTCAATATGGTGGATATTTCTCATCAATGGTAAATCGTGGTAAAATGTATGTCATACAAGCAAAATGGAGCAACAAAGAACAATGAAATTTCACCCCAATTTTCGAAATGTAATTTCATCGGTCTATTTCAATATAAGGAACATGAAAAACATACTCGGGACATCAGAACTCAAGGATCAGTGCATAGGATTCTTACCACCAAGGATAGCGACTGCATATGAGCATCGTACTTGAGAGCTCGATCTTCCCAGAAGTCTCGCGACGCCTGCAACTCTTCCATTTCGCTTCTTACCTGTGCAAGCATCTCCTGCATCTGAGACCATTGCTCTGTCTCCACTCGGACCTGCTCAATGATCCTCCTAACTACAGACTTGCAATGCCCCGAGCACACACCACCGATGCGGGACACTATCTCCTGCGAGAACAGCAACGTTTTAAAGCTCCACACTACTGACGATGCCACCGTTTAATGCGCTTTCAGGCATTATGAGCTAAAGCTTGATTTTGCTGCCTAACAAGAATAACCGTCTCGTACCATGTTTCGGTAAAGCAAAAAGGATTGGATAATTTACCTGGTTCGGTTGATAGAGCGAGGCGGTGGCTGAAGAAGGCCATTCAATTCGCTTAGAAGTGGATGCAGAACTGGCCACAGATCTGTCGGCTGCAGAAAGTATGGAGCTGTACTCCTCCTCCATCCTCTCCAAGAGCATGTCCTTCGacaattcctccattttcctcGTCAAAATATCGACCTACACATCAAATAGACTGTCAGTCTGCGCTGAGGCGAATCCACATTCATCTCTTCAATGGTTCAAAATCTAATGCGCTTGCAAGGCCCAATTCGAATACCCGGAGAATAAGAGAACTTCAGAGAGAAttaggaggaaagagagagtgaaaatTACTTTGTGATCGTGATCATGATCAGAAGTTTCGTTCTTGTCTACTCCCCAGTCGAAATCAGTCGACGAGCGTGCTTCTGCAATGTTCCTAATCTCGTTCCCGGGTTTGTGTTTTGACGATGACGTGCCATTCAGCTTCTTTAACCTTCTCTGCAGAATGGTCACTTGTTCGTCGAAATTGCTACAGTTCCGAGCCCCGAAATCTTTGACCTTCAGGCTCTTTCTCAGCTCTTTGAGCTTCCCAACCAAATGCTCCATCTCCCCGTCAAAAACTGCCCTCAAACTCTCTCCTTCACGTACTTTTTTCTTGCCCTACAAATCAATCGACCAATATATCTATGAGAAACTCAAAAGCCAGGTCAAAAGCACTAATTGCAAATGTACATTGTGAAAAAGTTCTATGTAGTTGCTAGCAATCAGTTATCAAGAAATCATCTACAGTTTCAAGAACTGATCAAATGGGCCATGTTGCTCTCGTCCACATTTTCAACTTTACCAAATGAacgagagatagagagagagagactcacatTGATCAAAGTTTGGATAGCACATTTGAGAGACCTCTCAATGTTGATCCTGGTCCTATCCAGTTTCTTCACCGCgatctctctctccatcctcAACAAGTTACACTCTGCCCTCAAGACCTCCGCCTGAAACCTCCacttctcctcctccaccaccgccgcctcGCTGCGGCCACCTACACCGTCTTCCTCGCACTCGTACTCTTTCTCCGCTCCATCCTCGACCCGCTCTCTCCTCTCATCGTGGTGCTCCAACAGCACTATGGGCACGCTCCCGCCGCCTTTCAAGAACTTGCGCTCCTGGTCGAACAGGGCCTCCAGCTTCCCCGTCAGGTCCCTGCTTCTCGATTCTCCGGCGGCGGGCCTCGCCGCCCCCCTCGGCGGCCTCCGGCGAGGCCTGCCCGGCAGCTGGAGGATCCTCGGCGTCGGTGGGGTCGGGTAATGCTGCCATTTCTGCCTCCTCGCCGCGGTGGACATGTTGAACTTCATCACCTCCAACCCTCTCCAAACGACGGCCTTCTTCCCGAACAGAACCAACTCAGTTTTTTGCTTTCTCCGCTCTCTGGCTCCAATGGGTGTCGCCGACCCAGTGACCCGCTCCGAAAAAAATGCGTTTTGGAGAGAAAAGCAGAGACTCGGAAGCGCAAAAAGCGTGCTTCCTACTACACAACCGATGCCGCGAGTGCACGAAGTTCCATTCTCGGTTCCGGAAAGAGGCAAGGCGAAAAGCAGAGGGAGAAGGAGCGGTATCGAGACAGAGACATCATGCAGGGACCATATACGAATTTAGTTGGTCTCTGTCGATTTCTGTTCCTCTTTTTTTGCTACAACTTTTTTCGGGCGTTGCAGAGATCGGTGGTTGGAGGTGAAAAAAGTCGAGAAGAGAACTGGACATGCAGAATCCGCGAGGAGTAAatagcgagcaagagagagagagggagagagagggggggagagagaagagggggtTAACGAGTATATTAATGAGCGTGCAACCTCGTTATGCGTTGTCAGAACAGAGGATTTCAAATGAAAGCTGCTGTTTTTTCGCTTGGGGCGCTTAAATCTTTTTTCCTTGGACCCTGTTTTTCCGTATTGCCATTTTTGAAGTTGTTTTTTTGGGGGTTCAtgggagagcttgaggaggacTTGTGCAGTGTCGGATTTAATGTGTTTTTTTGCAGTGTCTTAACTTGGTATGCTTGGCCTGCAGGTGCTTGGGAGTTGagttgaaattttcaatttttattgggtcagttttcttcttatttctttctatctttttctaatttatttatgcATCTGGCTACCTTgagacattttgaatatgagCTTAGGGTGGAGAATCGCTAAACCAAGTACGATATACAACTGTCTATATTATATATCTTTGCATCTATATCCATGTAAAGAGGAATAGGGCTACTTAAAAGgatgtcttctttttcttctttttcttcttttcgttgAAGATATGGATTACCTATGTCATTAAAGAAATTTAATCTTGATATTATAAAgtattaatactatgaaaaaccccaaatttataCCTCCGTAACAAATCTATGCCAAATTagttttttaaccataaaaatccaaaaccgatacacttatgataaatttacatatttttgacaaatttacccatcattagtttccattaaatcaaattaataccATACAAATcaatacacttgtgataaacgGAGGGTGAAACTTCAAACTAATGCACCTGTCAATTTCCATGTGTTatctaactcaataatttgacaataaaaattcattgatattaatagatggtaaatttatcacagatatgttaatttaggatttaattagtttgaagttttcataatgtactagtttgaagCTTTTCATGGTAATAATCCTATTATGAAATTCCTAGTATTTAGTTACTTAGCTAGTGTCTCAACAATgtggttggaaaagaaaaacagtgcGTGTTTCTTAGGAGCAACGACACTTCATGTCGGCAAAGCTCAATATTTTGAATTCGGTATCCGTTCGTGTGTTACAcgtaaattaatattttggaaatCAAAAATGTCATTTGTAGAGCATTGGCTCAATGAATCCCTTTTATCATGATTCtccacaaataattttttgataatttcggagatagagagagaaatggtGGGCTGAGACAGACAGCGTCCATTTGCCCCTTCACGCAGGTATTAATGAGGATCGGAATCGCGCGGTCTTTGGGTTGGATTCACGCCGTGCCGGTGAAGGAGTTTGTGTCCGATGGCGTCAACTTGGTGCGAGTTCAATTAATGAACGGGAGCGCAGATTCTCGACCTACTTCGTGACCCCCACTGACAGTCGGCTCTCAttcccctctcctccctctctttctctctctctctctctctctctacgattcTCTCGATCCTCACGTCCATTAGAGAGACCCTTATCTTTCGATATTTGAACGCCAACATTTTCTCTCTCGACCCATATTAACTTGATTCAGATGAgcttttacgttgtgccaactCCACGAGGATCTCACTTGATCTCGCTCATTGTGCGAAGAAAACTTAACCAAATTCATTCGTCAATAGTTaataatcaaatatttgatGAGACAAGGGAAAAGAGAATGATTGGAATTCGGTGTTGGGAATGGAGAATGCTTTCAAATTTTCGTGAAGATGAGTagaaaattttgctttttttttttttttggggcatcTATTCTCCACTTTTCTTTCTCGTGTGCTTCCAAAACGTAGAATAGAACATCACGTCTATCTACAGTTTGATATTTTGAAGTGCCATATAATTTTGCATGAGAAAGAGATTCAATGGCATCTCCGTTGTTCTTGTCATAATTGGAATCCATGGTAGGGTAGCTTGCATTCCATGTATGAAGCCCCAGAGAGGCCAGGACCTTGGGGGTGCGTGCTTAAGGAAGGAGAAACGCTAATCAaaagtgcatttattttcttgaaaataaattattgaaaaatattttcctaaaaataattatttattttgcttatcaagatgaatgattttttttttttttttttactgtcaacgaaaatgtttagacatgaattgtTGCcgataacaaaataattttcattaactGATTATTTCAAGTTACGCAagcatttatttttaggaaaatattttataaatcattcatatttccacaaaacaaatcaagtataaagagaagaaaaaagagaagcacCTTATGTTTTTCTCTTGGGTTAGTGTTCTATATGTAGTTTTAGCAATCCAAAACATTCGAGCCTCGAGCACTTGATGCCCTAAAGATTAGGTTGGTCTaaactgaaaattttatagGCTTGGTGACCTGGGACGGGCCTATTAGTGCCCAAAAAAATCTGGTTAGTCCGAACAAGCATGGTACGAATTGTTAGGCTGTTGGATAATTTCGTTCAATCCTATCAAATTACATGCTTTTGGAAGTCTGTGATTTATCATGATCATTAATCTCCTTTTTTGTATAGCTTCATTGTCACTTCGCGTGTAACGCATGACTGTGATGAGCCCTCGAATAATATAAGAGGACTTAATATCTTTCacaaagtcataaaaaaataaacattttttctcCCCTAACAAAATGTGGGTACGTTTTAGTTTAAACCGAGACTCgccaacaaaaaattaattgtacGAGGATACCTCGAGATGAATTTCGAACTCACCACAGGCACACCCACGTCCCCCGTTAATCTATTTTTATCAAacctttttttaattagttaaatTCTCGTAGTTCCACGACATGACCGTTGTAGGTAGAAGATGCAAAAATACGTACtcactattttttcttttaaactaaTGTCCAACTAAATGATATTTAATCGAACTCAAATTccagaacccacttgttcctcctgtttaaaaatttaaaccgAGAGGATTCCATAACTTAATTAATAACATACTGCTGCTGCGGCATATAGAAGTATCCACACGAGGTCAATGGATTCTCAGATACAAAATTGGCTTTGGCCCGAAGAGACAAAGCACTGTTTTGTCGTACGCTTCGAAACTCTCGTGTTTGTCCCCGTTCTATTCTATCCTCGGCATCCCTTTTTGTCCCTCTCTAGCGATTCGAAGTCCCCTCCCGATTTGACAAGACCccgaaattaaaaataaatatataaatacaagcttggatttttttttatgtataattTGGTTCGCTCGTGTCGACTAAATCCTCAATTCGTGGCTTTTAAACTATTCGTTTGGGCTTATGCCAGGGAATATTAATCTGAGTTTTTGAAAATGTACTTTCGATTAGGCTAGTTGCTCGTAGTACCTTATTTTGTGCACATTTGGCTATCAGCACGTGcttcttgtttgatttgatttgattgccTTTGTGATCTTTATTTGAATACACAAAACGTTTCAATTCTCTGTCCATTGTGTAAAACTCCAATATCTAGCTGCACTAATCTTGCCGTCAAGAATTAATGAGAAATGTCTCGGTTCTGGCGACTCATTTCCTCGATTTTCTTGTATTGCGCATggtctcatttttatttttatttttaacataaGGGTTTGTTTTGATTACTAATGATTTGCATCTTAGCTGACCAATAAGATTTACAAGGTATGTCATAAGCTTGAAATATATCCACCTCATCCGAACTTCCTTTTTCATGAAAAGAGAAATGTCCGACGCCAATGTAAGAGAAAGCATTTTGTAGCACatcttttaaaattatcataaattaaaACTTAAGTACGATAGTTTTTCAAAACATCTACCGAGTAATTACGCAAACATCTAGTAATGGGGGGGGGGTGGCAATTTGACAAGCACTCATTTCCTAACTTgataatttgcttttgaaaactatAATCGCGGATAAATCATATTAGACATGTAGGAACGGAAATGGGATGGGTTTAGGACATGTGATGTCATGCCCTTGTCTCAACCCGTCAAGTGATTCACCATAAGATCTTAAACTTTTGACTCACTcgaacgttttttttttctttcttgccacAACTTACTTGAGTAATTGAGTGCAAATA of the Eucalyptus grandis isolate ANBG69807.140 chromosome 10, ASM1654582v1, whole genome shotgun sequence genome contains:
- the LOC104421509 gene encoding uncharacterized protein LOC104421509, which codes for MKFNMSTAARRQKWQHYPTPPTPRILQLPGRPRRRPPRGAARPAAGESRSRDLTGKLEALFDQERKFLKGGGSVPIVLLEHHDERRERVEDGAEKEYECEEDGVGGRSEAAVVEEEKWRFQAEVLRAECNLLRMEREIAVKKLDRTRINIERSLKCAIQTLINGKKKVREGESLRAVFDGEMEHLVGKLKELRKSLKVKDFGARNCSNFDEQVTILQRRLKKLNGTSSSKHKPGNEIRNIAEARSSTDFDWGVDKNETSDHDHDHKVDILTRKMEELSKDMLLERMEEEYSSILSAADRSVASSASTSKRIEWPSSATASLYQPNQEIVSRIGGVCSGHCKSVVRRIIEQVRVETEQWSQMQEMLAQVRSEMEELQASRDFWEDRALKYDAHMQSLSLVVQEWRQKALSSEAEANELREQASALQEEIQRSRKERDKARHLLPNETEKRVLICRLKENHHNRHDECKQNEASFGDRRRKVHTSTSRLAAAPKRSPFRDIGNSLPMSRQSSK